The sequence CAAAGTCTCGTGGTTTTCCTGAAGATTTATCCAGTTTTTTATTACACCAAAGTAGTGTCCTAAATGCAGTTTGCCCGTTGGCCTCATACCGCTTATGACTCTCATAGCTTCCTCCACTTTGTTCCTGTAGGTGTGTCTTCCAAGGCTATGCCTATGTTTCTAAGCTCATCCCTTATGTAGTCCGCTATCTTAAAAACCTTTTCCTTCCTTGCCATGTCCCTCACCTGTATGAGCAGATCTATAAGTTTTTCGTCCAGCACATGTCCCGCTTCGAGCTCTTTTTTAACCACTTCCTCAACAGACTTTTCTGGGTAGAGATCTTCAAAAAGTCCAAATATACCTCTCATATGCTTTAGCATGGAATTCACCGCAAACTCGTAGGCGGAAAGTTCGTGCTTGTTTATCTTCCTTTCCAAGAGTGCTTTGTTTTTGATCTTTCCTAGCTCTCCTACAAGTCCAAAGATGTGAGACAGTGCGGAAGGAGTGTTAAAGTCATTACTCAGTTCTTTGAAAAACTCTTCTTCTGCTTCCTTTGCCTTATCGTAAAGGTCACTTGTGAAAGCACCATCTTCTGTTGGGAGGCTCTTGAGCATTTCAAGGTCCTCTATGGCACGCTTTATCCTCTCGTAAGACCTTTTAGCTTCTTCCATCTTTTCCCATGAAAAATCAAGAGGGCTTCTGTAATGGGTGAAAAGGACAAGAAGCCTGAGTACATCAGGATGATACTTTTTATATACTTCCTTAAGGGTTATGTAGTTGCCAAGGGATTTGGACATCTTCTGTCCACTCACGGTGACAAGTCCGTTGTGCATCCAGTATCTGGCAAAGGGCTTTCCGGTTAGAGCTTCTGCTTGTGCCATTTCGTTCTCATGGTGCGGAAAGACAAGATCAAGACCACCTCCGTGAATGTCTATAGTGTGTCCCAAATGCTTAAAGATCATGGCAACGCACTCTGTGTGCCACCCGGGTCTTCCCTGTCCCCAGGGACTTTCCCATGCGGGTTCTCCTGCCTTTGCAGACTTCCAGAGGGCAAAGTCCAAAGGATCTCTTTTCTTTTCGGAAGGTTCTATTCTTGCTCCCACTTCCAGCTCTTCTGTGCTTCTTTTGGAAAGCTTACCGTACTGGGGAAAGGTTTTTACAGAAAAGTAAACATCACCTCCAGACTCGTAAGCATAACCCTTATCTATAAGCTCTTTTATAACCTCTATGATCTCCTTTATGTGTTCTGTAACTCTTGGTTCTACATTAGCAGGTTTTACTCTTATACGCTCCATATCCACATAGTAGCTGGCTATGTATCTGTTAGCAATAGTCATAAAGTCTTTACCTTCCTCTTTGGCTCTGTTTATTATCTTGTCATCTACATCAGTGAAGTTTCTAACAAACTTAACTCTGTAACCAAGATGCTCCAAGTACCTTCTGAATACATCAAAAACTATTAGACTTCTACCGTGTCCTACATGGGAGTCGTCGTAAACAGTCACACCGCATGTGTATATGAGAACTTTTGGTGGATCCAACGGGACGAATTCCTCTATCTTTCCGCTCAAGGTGTTGTATATTCTCAGGCTCATAGCTTAAAATTATACATATACTCAATCTTATGGCTATCTGCTACATTTCCTTTGGTAGCAACTTTGGAGATAGGTTAGAAAACATACTTAAAGCCCTGAACTTGCTTGCACAAGTAGGCAAGTTGGAGGCTATATCCACCGTATACGAAAGCTCACCTTGGGGAGTACCAGATCAGCCTAATTTTTTAAACGGTGTTCTCAAATTCAGCACTCACCTTACCCCTATTGCTCTTTTGAAGGTACTAAAGTACATAGAAAGGTGTGTAGGTAGAGTAGAACGATACAGATGGGGCCCCAGAGAGATAGACTTAGACATATTACTGTACGAACAGCAGGTGATTATGCTTAGCTTTTTAAGAATACCCCACAAGCACTTACTTGAAAGGGACTTTGTCCTATTTCCTCTGCTTGAGCTTGATGAGAACCTTCTTTATCCTATTACCAAGGAACCCATTAAGCTTCTTGCAAAAGATGTAAAGAACCAGCTTAAGCCTTACGCCTGCATCACTTCTTACTTTTTACATACTGCTCCCAATTCTCAGGTGTGAAGGGAGATATCTGTCTCAGAAGCCTTATAACTTTTGGGAATTCCTCTATAACATAGTCTACGTCTTCTTCCGTGTTGTCTCTTCCGAAGCTAAACACAAGCGAGCCGTTTGCTACTTCCTTTGGTACTCCTACCGCAAAGAGTACATGGGATTGTTTGAGTGCCAGAGATACGCACGCGGAACCTGAAGCGGTTTCTATTCCCATCAGATCAAGCCTCAAAAGCATAGCTTCTCCTTCTATTAGGTGAATTATCAGTGAAAGATGATGGGGTAGTCTCTGAGTAGGATGTCCTGTGAATTCTATGTAATCAAGGCTTTCCTCAAGAGCCTTTCTGAGCTTATCTCTATAATGGGGAAGCCTTTTCATCCTATCTTCAAGCTCCTTCATGGTAAGCTCGGCTGCAGCACCAAAGCCCACTATTCCAGGAACATTCTCCGTTCCAGCTCTTACTCCTCTTTCCTGCGTGCCACCTTCTATGAGAGGCCTAATTTTGACTCCTTTCTTGGTCCATAAAGCACCTACACCCTTTGGTCCGTACATGAGATGAGCGGTAAAAGATGCTGCATCCACACCCCAATCTTTCACATCAACAGGATAGTGTCCCAATGTAGGACATGCGTCTGTGTGGAATATCACTTTGGGATTTTTCTCCTTTGCTGCCTGCACTAAACTCTTTATGTCCTGTATAGTGCCTATTTCTCTGTTAGAATGTCCTATGCTTACCAGCACAGTGTCAGCCCTTACCGCTTCCCTTACTTGCTCTGGATGTATAAGACCGTATTTGTCGGGTTTTAGGTATGTGACTTCCCACCCTTTTCTCTCTAAGGTTTTTAGTGGATGCAGTATGGAGTGATGTTCTATTTCTGTGGAAACTATGTGTTTTCCTTTCTTTTCGTAAGCTTCCGCTATGCCCTTTATGGCTAAGTTGTTAGCTTCTATACCACCAGAAGTGAAGATGATCTCCTCTGGAGAGTTAGCGTTTATAAGCGTTGCTATTTTTTCTCTTGCAGAATTGATGGCTTTTTTTGCTACTTGACCAAAGCTGTGCAAAGAGGTGGGATTCCCAAAGTGCTCCCTAAAGTAAGGAAGCATCGCTTCAAGTACTTCTTGCGCAACAGGTGTTGTTGCTATGTGATCTAAGTAAACTACTCTTTGACCTACCTTTTTTACAAACATGCTTACCTCCTTAAAATTTTTTCTGATAAAAGCTTAGCGATTCCCAAGAAGGCTTTAGAAACTTCAGACTCAGGATGTGAAATGACCACAGGAACACCCTTATCTGATGTTTCTGCCACCTCTGGGTCCATAGGTATGGAACCCAATATCTGCAAGTCGTAGGCTCTTGCAAATTCCAAGACCCTACCTTTACCGAATACATAGTACTTCTTCCCGCTATCGGGACAGACAAAGTATGCCATGTTCTCTACCACACCCAGTATGGGTACATTCACCTCTTTAAACATGGAGGTTGCTTTTTTTACATCAGCTAAGGCTACATCTTGAGGTGTGGTCACTATCACCGCACCCGTCATGTGCACATTCTGAGCCAATGTGAGCTGTACGTCTCCTGTACCAGGTGGCAGGTCCAAAACAAGAAAATCTAACTCTCCCCAATTTACGTCAAAGAGGAACTGGGTGAGAGCCTTCATAAGCATGGGACCTCTCCATATGACGGGAGTATCCTCTGACGGGAGTAAAAAGCCTATGGAGAGCACCTTAAGACCGTACTTTTCCACAGGTATAAGCTTGTTTCTTTCGTCCACATGAACCCTCTCTCCTTTTACACCCAAAAGGGTTGGAACGCTGGGACCGTATATATCCGCATCTAAAAGTCCTACCTTATAGCCTTGTTTTAAAAGCGCTACCGCTAAGTTAACGGATACGGTAGATTTACCAACGCCACCTTTTCCACTACCTACCGCTATTAGGTGTTTTACACCTTCTACCTGTCTTCTTGTAAATGCAGGCTGTCCAAAAGCGGGGGGTGGTTCAGGCACACCCTCTGCAAACCTTATATTTACAGTTTTTACATCTGGTACATGCTCTAAAGCTTTGTATGTCTTTTGCTTTATCTCATCTTCAAGACCCTTTTTGGGAAGTCTGTAAACGACCTCAAGGGTGGAACCTATGAGTTTAATGTCCTTTATGAGCTCGGAAAGTCTCATATTGTCAACAGTCATATCTCTTAGCGCATCTACTATGTCTTTTACTGCCATCAGATTCCTCCTTTGTCTTGAAATATAATTTATTTTTGTGCGCGTGGATATGAGCATAATCAAATTAGGTATGAGAAAGTCATGAACTATCTGTCCCAGATACTAAGTTATATAAGTGGCAACCCAGACATAACAGAGATATATTTGGCTCCAAAGGCACCTCCTGTTGATAGGAAGAATGGAAAACTCGTAAGGATAACAGATACCTTGCTTACTTCCGAAGATGTAAGAGATACTCTTTTGGCTCTGAGAAGCTATGCGTCGCCTCTTTTGGGTCCTCTTGGAAACGAAGGCACCTTCTCCTTTGGCATACAGAATGTAGGAAGGATAAGGGTCAGTTATATAACCCAGCGAGGCAGTTATGTGGTAAACATAGTAAAGACTCCTTACTCTGTGCCTACTTTAGAAGACCTCTGCGAGGATCCCAAAATACCCCAACTCATAGACGAACTTATAAGGATAAACTCTTCTGGTATAGTGCTACTTTTGGGCGCAAACCCTATAAGGGTAAGCACTTTTGCCTATTCTGTCCTCCAACATGTATCTAAAAATTACCAGAAAATAATACTGGTTCTTGAAAGACCTTTATCTTTCCTCTTGAAACATGGTAAATCTTTAGTTATACAGAGAGAGGTAGGCATAGATACGCCTACTTTTGAGGATGGACTCAGAGACATATCCTATGTAAATCCAGACTTTCTGTATGTAAGCTACAAGGAGGTCCTTCCTGCCGAGGATATATTCCACATAGTAAGAGCGGTAGAGCTAAGCACCTTGGTGATGTTTTACTCCCCTTACATGAATGAGGAGGCGCTGCTGAAGAGTTTTGAGAAACACAGAGAGCTCGTCAGAGCATTAATAAGAGTGGAACCTTCTCAAGAAGGGAAGCTCCAAGTATACATCACAGACAGATTACCTTTGGCTTTGGAAAACCGTTAAAGTTAGAAGCGTATACTGTTGTGTAAGCACCTGTAGACAGTATGTAAAGGTAGTCTCCTACCTCG comes from Hydrogenobacter hydrogenophilus and encodes:
- a CDS encoding cysteine desulfurase family protein, whose translation is MFVKKVGQRVVYLDHIATTPVAQEVLEAMLPYFREHFGNPTSLHSFGQVAKKAINSAREKIATLINANSPEEIIFTSGGIEANNLAIKGIAEAYEKKGKHIVSTEIEHHSILHPLKTLERKGWEVTYLKPDKYGLIHPEQVREAVRADTVLVSIGHSNREIGTIQDIKSLVQAAKEKNPKVIFHTDACPTLGHYPVDVKDWGVDAASFTAHLMYGPKGVGALWTKKGVKIRPLIEGGTQERGVRAGTENVPGIVGFGAAAELTMKELEDRMKRLPHYRDKLRKALEESLDYIEFTGHPTQRLPHHLSLIIHLIEGEAMLLRLDLMGIETASGSACVSLALKQSHVLFAVGVPKEVANGSLVFSFGRDNTEEDVDYVIEEFPKVIRLLRQISPFTPENWEQYVKSKK
- the cysS gene encoding cysteine--tRNA ligase, whose product is MSLRIYNTLSGKIEEFVPLDPPKVLIYTCGVTVYDDSHVGHGRSLIVFDVFRRYLEHLGYRVKFVRNFTDVDDKIINRAKEEGKDFMTIANRYIASYYVDMERIRVKPANVEPRVTEHIKEIIEVIKELIDKGYAYESGGDVYFSVKTFPQYGKLSKRSTEELEVGARIEPSEKKRDPLDFALWKSAKAGEPAWESPWGQGRPGWHTECVAMIFKHLGHTIDIHGGGLDLVFPHHENEMAQAEALTGKPFARYWMHNGLVTVSGQKMSKSLGNYITLKEVYKKYHPDVLRLLVLFTHYRSPLDFSWEKMEEAKRSYERIKRAIEDLEMLKSLPTEDGAFTSDLYDKAKEAEEEFFKELSNDFNTPSALSHIFGLVGELGKIKNKALLERKINKHELSAYEFAVNSMLKHMRGIFGLFEDLYPEKSVEEVVKKELEAGHVLDEKLIDLLIQVRDMARKEKVFKIADYIRDELRNIGIALEDTPTGTKWRKL
- a CDS encoding twitching motility protein, with the translated sequence MNYLSQILSYISGNPDITEIYLAPKAPPVDRKNGKLVRITDTLLTSEDVRDTLLALRSYASPLLGPLGNEGTFSFGIQNVGRIRVSYITQRGSYVVNIVKTPYSVPTLEDLCEDPKIPQLIDELIRINSSGIVLLLGANPIRVSTFAYSVLQHVSKNYQKIILVLERPLSFLLKHGKSLVIQREVGIDTPTFEDGLRDISYVNPDFLYVSYKEVLPAEDIFHIVRAVELSTLVMFYSPYMNEEALLKSFEKHRELVRALIRVEPSQEGKLQVYITDRLPLALENR
- a CDS encoding Mrp/NBP35 family ATP-binding protein, producing the protein MAVKDIVDALRDMTVDNMRLSELIKDIKLIGSTLEVVYRLPKKGLEDEIKQKTYKALEHVPDVKTVNIRFAEGVPEPPPAFGQPAFTRRQVEGVKHLIAVGSGKGGVGKSTVSVNLAVALLKQGYKVGLLDADIYGPSVPTLLGVKGERVHVDERNKLIPVEKYGLKVLSIGFLLPSEDTPVIWRGPMLMKALTQFLFDVNWGELDFLVLDLPPGTGDVQLTLAQNVHMTGAVIVTTPQDVALADVKKATSMFKEVNVPILGVVENMAYFVCPDSGKKYYVFGKGRVLEFARAYDLQILGSIPMDPEVAETSDKGVPVVISHPESEVSKAFLGIAKLLSEKILRR
- the folK gene encoding 2-amino-4-hydroxy-6-hydroxymethyldihydropteridine diphosphokinase → MAICYISFGSNFGDRLENILKALNLLAQVGKLEAISTVYESSPWGVPDQPNFLNGVLKFSTHLTPIALLKVLKYIERCVGRVERYRWGPREIDLDILLYEQQVIMLSFLRIPHKHLLERDFVLFPLLELDENLLYPITKEPIKLLAKDVKNQLKPYACITSYFLHTAPNSQV